The Desulfobacteraceae bacterium genome contains the following window.
CGGTTGGAGGCGAATGCCTGGCGGCAGGGCATCAAGCTCAAAGGCGCGAGTGCCGCTATCCGTCGGTCCAACCGGGGCATTTTTCTGGGGCGGAAGGAAAACGACATGGATGCGATGGTGATCGACACAATAGGGCCGGTGACGACGGGCAGCCGGCCGCTGGCGGCGGTGGAAATGCCGGTGCCCGTGCCCGGGGTCGGCGAGATTCTGATCCGGGTGGCGGCCTGCGGGGTCTGCCACACCGAGCTGGATGAAATCGAGGGGCGCACCCCGCCGCCGCGGCTGCCGGTGGTCCCCGGCCACCAGGTGGTCGGCCGGGTGGCGGCGCTGGGGCCCGGGGCCGGACGTTTCAGGGAAGGCGAGCGGGTCGGGGTGGCCTGGATTTTCTCTGCTTGCGGGACCTGCGGGCACTGCCGCGCCGGCAACGAGAATCTCTGCGCCCGGTTTCGTGCCACCGGCCGCGACGCCGACGGCGGCTATGCCGGCTACATGAAGGTGCCCGAGGCCTTCGCTTTCAAGATTCCGGCGGTTTTCGCGGATGCCGAGGCCGCGCCGTTGCTGTGCGCCGGCGGGGTGGGGTTCCGCTCCCTGCGCCTGACCGGCCTGAAGGACGGCCAGCGCCTGGGGCTGACCGGCTTCGGCGCTTCGGCCCATTTGGTGTTGAAACTCGTGCGCCATCACTACCCGGCGGCCGAGGTCTTCGTCTTT
Protein-coding sequences here:
- a CDS encoding zinc-dependent alcohol dehydrogenase family protein, which codes for MVIDTIGPVTTGSRPLAAVEMPVPVPGVGEILIRVAACGVCHTELDEIEGRTPPPRLPVVPGHQVVGRVAALGPGAGRFREGERVGVAWIFSACGTCGHCRAGNENLCARFRATGRDADGGYAGYMKVPEAFAFKIPAVFADAEAAPLLCAGGVGFRSLRLTGLKDGQRLGLTGFGASAHLVLKLVRHHYPAAEVFVFARSPREREFARELGAVWAGDTLETSPEPLDAIIDTTPAWKPVVAALGQLKPGGRLVINAIRKEAQDREELLGLDYATHLWMEKRIQSVANVARGDVAQFLQLAAAVPLRPEVQTYPLAAANQALVELKTRKIRGAKVLLMA